The following proteins are co-located in the Clostridiales bacterium genome:
- the modA gene encoding molybdate ABC transporter substrate-binding protein: MKRQSKRIIFAVLILTLAIGCAFSGCGRGKGSESIDGANQGDQEAASVEVNISAAASLTDALTEIQTEYQKQAAVVLVFNFAASGALQKQIREGAPCDLFLSASEEHMDGLEAEGLIVSESRADLLGNALTLIASSEQSENIKNYNDLTKTELSGISIGTPESVPAGKYAKQALQNLGIWDKLDDRVIYAKDVRQVLEYVDTGNADCGLVYKSDTLAMKTGTVVMDLPESSHAPIVYPIALIKDSQQQEAAAAFYKFLQTDYAAGVFEKYGFTVL, encoded by the coding sequence ATGAAAAGACAGAGTAAACGGATCATATTTGCAGTGCTGATCCTAACACTAGCCATAGGCTGCGCTTTTTCAGGATGTGGCAGGGGAAAGGGAAGCGAAAGCATAGACGGGGCAAATCAGGGCGATCAGGAGGCGGCAAGCGTTGAGGTTAATATTTCTGCCGCAGCTAGCCTTACCGATGCACTGACTGAAATTCAGACAGAATATCAAAAACAGGCAGCTGTTGTTCTGGTATTTAATTTCGCTGCATCAGGGGCCTTACAGAAACAGATCAGGGAAGGAGCTCCCTGCGACCTGTTTCTCTCTGCATCGGAAGAACACATGGACGGGTTGGAGGCAGAGGGACTCATCGTATCCGAGTCCAGAGCGGATCTTTTGGGCAATGCTTTGACTCTTATCGCTTCATCGGAACAGAGCGAGAATATCAAGAATTATAATGATCTGACGAAAACTGAGCTGTCCGGAATTTCCATTGGGACCCCCGAATCTGTTCCCGCAGGAAAATATGCGAAACAGGCACTTCAGAATTTGGGAATTTGGGACAAACTAGATGATCGGGTTATCTATGCCAAAGATGTTCGCCAGGTGCTGGAGTATGTGGATACGGGCAATGCTGATTGCGGCCTTGTCTATAAGTCAGATACACTTGCAATGAAAACGGGAACGGTTGTCATGGATCTTCCAGAATCCAGCCACGCTCCCATTGTTTATCCCATCGCTTTAATAAAGGATTCGCAGCAACAGGAAGCAGCAGCTGCGTTTTACAAATTTCTGCAGACTGACTATGCTGCTGGCGTTTTTGAAAAGTACGGATTTACCGTACTTTAA
- a CDS encoding helix-turn-helix domain-containing protein, translated as MREEILYTPEELAGKLKLSKYTVYEMIKRGDIQAHHIGRSIRVSASQLELYFMSTKRSENVYEAELVREDGYQYALTGSVKINVATELEGRVKVAVRPEDIILSAGPIISSARNMLKGTVTGIAVDEKSARVTLDVGIPLTVLITSRSLEEMNIKTGDELYAIFKSMAVKVMK; from the coding sequence ATGCGGGAAGAAATCCTTTATACGCCGGAAGAGCTTGCCGGAAAGTTAAAGCTGTCCAAGTACACGGTCTATGAAATGATTAAACGAGGCGATATTCAAGCCCATCATATCGGAAGAAGCATACGGGTATCAGCGTCCCAGCTTGAGCTTTACTTCATGAGCACGAAGCGGTCTGAGAACGTATATGAGGCTGAGCTTGTGCGGGAAGACGGATATCAGTACGCATTGACAGGCTCTGTTAAAATCAACGTCGCAACGGAGCTGGAAGGCAGGGTGAAGGTCGCCGTGCGCCCCGAAGACATCATTTTGAGTGCCGGTCCCATCATCAGCAGTGCACGAAATATGCTCAAAGGAACCGTCACAGGTATTGCCGTGGATGAAAAAAGCGCCAGGGTGACCCTTGACGTGGGAATTCCGCTGACGGTCCTGATCACCAGCCGCTCTCTGGAAGAGATGAATATCAAAACAGGGGACGAGCTTTACGCTATCTTTAAATCCATGGCAGTAAAGGTCATGAAATAA
- a CDS encoding DUF4129 domain-containing protein codes for METTCMIKHLISEHKSWNRSGRQAMLVDILLCTLISMALAVIVFAGFDSSEPLLANMGAMAGITLLVTGVLEAGYCSGKRADSGSHREKPNSEARFRYERGKLIAVLLSIAAMALSSFGLYQKSSGGSLGMWADFLGAMDKNGNLFPAVTVMVALLVFWLARIRMGICLLFLGGTFLAAFFDLLGYPVSASGLLLFLLGCLTLCFYRAREALGTSDFHWNALARSVMAAGLILLIAAGLFYGASGFLQPPGGKGELTARLREEPVMERLGIASTKTILTEEPIPPEIKKQEKPEEEKRLEEEKQQDQRKETGRIGKGLHLAAALAVTFQSAEKFLWIAVPIVIVLAAAAVPARILLRKRWYQKVLMASREQGVTLLYPYFLKRLGRIGLKRPQDMTLSEFAENAREALKGFAVYDADFLRLTRIYQKVIYGGQQVSEKEFELFQDFYSEFLKNLKKEMGSMKYLFVYFML; via the coding sequence ATGGAGACAACCTGCATGATCAAGCATCTGATATCTGAACATAAATCGTGGAATCGGTCCGGACGCCAAGCAATGCTTGTAGATATCTTGCTTTGTACCCTGATCTCCATGGCACTTGCGGTAATTGTATTTGCCGGCTTTGATTCAAGCGAGCCGCTGCTGGCCAATATGGGGGCCATGGCTGGAATAACGCTGCTGGTGACGGGGGTGCTGGAAGCCGGGTATTGCAGTGGGAAAAGGGCAGACTCCGGATCTCACAGGGAAAAACCCAACTCGGAAGCTAGATTTCGCTATGAAAGAGGCAAGCTGATCGCTGTACTGCTGTCGATAGCGGCAATGGCTTTGAGCAGCTTTGGCTTGTATCAAAAGAGCTCTGGCGGGTCCCTTGGAATGTGGGCAGACTTCCTTGGAGCAATGGATAAAAACGGGAACCTTTTCCCGGCGGTGACTGTTATGGTGGCATTGCTTGTCTTCTGGCTGGCCAGAATAAGGATGGGCATCTGCCTGCTGTTTCTTGGGGGGACATTTCTGGCGGCTTTCTTTGATCTGCTCGGCTATCCTGTATCTGCGTCGGGCCTGCTCCTTTTTTTACTGGGATGCCTGACCCTGTGCTTTTATCGGGCAAGAGAAGCGCTTGGAACCAGCGATTTTCACTGGAATGCCCTGGCTCGCTCAGTAATGGCGGCTGGCCTGATTCTACTCATTGCGGCTGGATTGTTTTATGGAGCCTCAGGCTTTCTGCAGCCTCCCGGTGGCAAAGGAGAGCTTACGGCCAGACTCAGGGAGGAACCGGTTATGGAGCGGCTTGGCATTGCATCGACAAAAACAATCCTCACAGAGGAGCCAATTCCGCCAGAAATAAAGAAGCAGGAAAAACCGGAAGAGGAAAAGAGGCTGGAAGAAGAGAAGCAGCAGGATCAGCGTAAGGAAACCGGGAGAATCGGAAAAGGCTTACATCTCGCTGCGGCGTTGGCAGTCACCTTTCAGTCAGCAGAAAAATTTCTATGGATTGCAGTTCCAATCGTAATCGTACTGGCAGCAGCAGCAGTCCCTGCGAGAATCCTGCTGAGAAAACGCTGGTATCAAAAAGTCCTGATGGCAAGCAGGGAGCAAGGTGTAACCCTGCTCTACCCTTACTTTCTGAAACGGCTAGGTAGAATCGGGCTCAAGAGGCCCCAGGATATGACCCTGTCTGAGTTTGCAGAGAACGCAAGAGAGGCTTTGAAAGGGTTTGCTGTCTATGATGCAGATTTCCTGCGTCTGACCCGGATCTATCAAAAAGTGATCTATGGGGGGCAACAGGTATCAGAGAAAGAGTTCGAACTGTTTCAGGACTTTTATTCGGAATTCCTCAAAAACTTAAAAAAAGAAATGGGCAGCATGAAATACCTCTTTGTGTATTTTATGCTTTGA
- a CDS encoding DUF58 domain-containing protein — protein sequence MTNLSLLQGNVRLQNAGRAAAAGEHVLLKAAGAMILLAISAIPAYYAGGFYGYLPGLTLLVFYGVSALHLMILWKGIHFETEATDLVCEKGELASAALKIRNDSRLPCIKLSAELYIGGFFPGEGTVEAKTLGLEGKSDASFVISSKMNHIGVYEAGIKNLSIYDLTGMFCIKIKGGATFEITVLPKVTGGNVVRLDERRLTESQNVQKKAVSDGFDYTGVREYALGDSMKRIHWKLSAHSSDYMTKITESSRKSDLAVILDLVSISGEPKMLPWMYDSLVEAALSLIEQAAAREIEYALFFVGRDKELHRVCPRGQQDYPDLIRILPPLIGTRSRAAMDGLDGAAILDKEKQLSNRSTNLILCTSHVTDMLIWELISAKKQQRNPELYYILPPGTGGETDGALDHRARRKEQSNLTILEEYGIRCHWITSENEKTVTHEVRQSI from the coding sequence ATGACCAATTTGTCGTTACTGCAAGGAAACGTCAGGCTTCAAAACGCAGGACGAGCCGCAGCCGCAGGGGAACATGTGCTGCTGAAGGCAGCAGGTGCAATGATCCTGCTGGCGATTAGTGCAATTCCGGCATACTATGCAGGGGGTTTTTACGGATATCTTCCCGGTCTCACGCTGCTCGTGTTCTATGGGGTATCTGCGCTGCATCTGATGATCCTTTGGAAGGGGATACACTTTGAAACGGAAGCGACAGATCTGGTGTGTGAAAAAGGAGAACTGGCCAGCGCAGCGCTCAAAATCAGGAACGATTCCAGGCTGCCTTGCATAAAACTGAGTGCGGAGCTTTACATCGGCGGTTTTTTTCCGGGAGAGGGAACTGTTGAGGCAAAGACTTTGGGGCTGGAAGGAAAAAGCGATGCCTCGTTCGTAATTTCATCGAAAATGAATCATATTGGTGTTTATGAAGCGGGAATCAAGAACCTTAGCATTTATGATCTGACGGGAATGTTTTGTATCAAAATCAAAGGTGGCGCGACCTTTGAGATTACAGTCCTTCCAAAGGTTACGGGCGGCAATGTGGTTCGGCTTGATGAACGGCGGCTAACAGAAAGCCAGAACGTTCAAAAAAAAGCGGTCAGCGATGGGTTTGACTACACAGGGGTTCGGGAATACGCACTGGGTGATTCTATGAAGCGGATTCATTGGAAGCTCTCCGCCCATTCCTCGGACTACATGACAAAGATCACCGAAAGCAGCCGAAAAAGCGATCTGGCAGTGATCCTTGACCTGGTATCAATCTCCGGGGAGCCCAAAATGCTGCCGTGGATGTATGACAGTCTGGTTGAGGCGGCCCTTTCTTTGATTGAGCAGGCTGCGGCAAGAGAGATCGAGTACGCGCTCTTTTTTGTTGGACGGGATAAGGAGCTGCATCGTGTTTGCCCGAGAGGACAGCAGGATTATCCTGATTTGATTCGAATTCTTCCCCCTCTGATTGGGACGCGAAGTAGAGCTGCAATGGACGGACTGGATGGGGCTGCTATTTTGGATAAAGAGAAGCAACTGAGTAACAGAAGCACCAATCTGATCCTTTGTACATCCCACGTAACGGATATGCTCATCTGGGAGCTGATTTCTGCGAAAAAGCAGCAGCGAAACCCGGAGCTTTATTATATTCTTCCTCCCGGAACAGGAGGGGAGACCGATGGGGCTTTGGATCATCGTGCAAGGCGTAAGGAGCAGAGTAATCTTACAATCCTTGAAGAGTACGGAATTCGATGTCATTGGATCACATCGGAAAATGAAAAGACCGTAACGCACGAAGTGAGACAATCAATTTGA
- a CDS encoding MoxR family ATPase, with product MDQYIDGSREGAVSEPIDQERTEAASRLIGSMIDNIETVIAGKHEVVKLTVLCLIAGGHVLIEDIPGVGKTSLVWALAKSVNCEFKRIQFTPDVMPSDVSGFSIYNQKTGEFEFRPGAAMSNIVLADEINRASAKTQSAMLEIMEERQATVDGNTYRMESPYMVLATQNPIESLGTYQLPEAQIDRFMIKLSIGYPSYEDEIRIVMTGEASKKTISHIAEKDDVQTLAELCKRVVCSREVTSYLVKIIEATRKHPEIKLGSSPRGSIALYNLCRAYALSKGRNYVLPDDVKYLAPFVLGHRIILNHGAIAEKKVPADLVASIIKNISVPVHLDRKEA from the coding sequence ATGGATCAATATATTGACGGCAGCAGAGAAGGTGCTGTGTCGGAACCGATCGACCAGGAACGTACCGAAGCGGCAAGCAGGTTGATCGGATCTATGATTGACAATATCGAAACCGTCATCGCTGGAAAGCATGAAGTGGTGAAACTGACCGTGCTGTGTCTCATTGCGGGAGGCCACGTTTTGATCGAGGATATTCCCGGTGTTGGAAAGACCAGCCTCGTCTGGGCGCTGGCAAAATCGGTAAACTGTGAATTCAAGCGCATTCAGTTTACGCCCGATGTAATGCCTTCCGATGTATCAGGTTTTTCGATCTATAATCAGAAAACCGGCGAATTTGAATTCCGCCCCGGTGCTGCGATGAGCAATATTGTACTGGCGGATGAGATCAATCGGGCTTCGGCCAAAACTCAGTCTGCTATGCTTGAAATTATGGAAGAGCGCCAGGCTACCGTGGACGGAAACACCTACAGGATGGAGTCTCCCTATATGGTTCTGGCAACCCAAAATCCCATCGAATCACTGGGGACCTATCAGCTGCCCGAGGCACAGATTGACAGGTTCATGATTAAGCTCTCCATCGGTTACCCTTCCTATGAAGATGAAATTCGCATCGTAATGACGGGAGAAGCTTCCAAGAAGACGATTTCGCATATTGCGGAAAAGGATGATGTTCAGACTCTGGCGGAACTGTGCAAGCGTGTTGTCTGCTCAAGAGAGGTTACCTCATATCTTGTAAAAATCATTGAAGCAACAAGAAAACATCCTGAGATCAAACTTGGAAGCAGCCCAAGGGGAAGTATTGCGCTTTATAATTTGTGCAGAGCCTATGCACTGTCGAAAGGACGAAATTATGTCTTGCCTGATGACGTGAAATATCTGGCACCGTTTGTTCTTGGCCATAGGATCATTTTGAACCATGGAGCCATAGCGGAGAAAAAGGTGCCGGCTGATTTGGTTGCGTCCATTATAAAGAATATTTCTGTACCGGTACATCTTGACCGCAAGGAGGCCTAG
- a CDS encoding sulfate/molybdate ABC transporter ATP-binding protein, protein MGLTIDITRKLHGFKLEMELSFEREIVAVLGASGSGKSMLLNSIAGLVRPDKGRIALDETVYFDSAKKINIPPRDRKVGYLFQNYAMFPHLTVEENIAFGLGKLPREEQKRRVYELLERFHLSEMGKRYPTQLSGGQQQRVALARALAVEPRILLLDEPFSALDEHLKNHMMKEMLESLKCFEGTTLFVTHNMAEAYRLSDRIVVVNNGSVETLGTKQEVFHKPESLLTAKITGCKNTAAAIRKSPRIVEIPAWGIAAETEGEINSAKGAVGIRENHIRRAAEKDRINCYPAWISDENEAPFRTTLYLKIGAPPSHSGDYHLQWELDKEERATLTDPSFLICLDPARLFFMKEA, encoded by the coding sequence ATGGGATTAACAATTGATATTACAAGAAAGCTCCATGGGTTCAAGCTGGAAATGGAGCTGTCCTTTGAACGAGAGATTGTAGCTGTTTTGGGCGCTTCTGGATCGGGAAAGAGCATGCTGCTGAACAGTATTGCCGGTCTGGTCAGGCCGGATAAGGGCAGGATTGCCCTTGATGAAACAGTCTACTTTGATTCAGCAAAAAAAATTAATATACCGCCACGGGACAGAAAAGTAGGATACCTGTTTCAGAATTACGCAATGTTCCCCCATCTTACCGTGGAGGAGAACATTGCCTTCGGGCTGGGAAAACTGCCGCGAGAAGAACAGAAGCGCAGAGTTTATGAGCTGCTGGAACGGTTTCATCTCTCTGAAATGGGGAAGCGCTACCCAACTCAGCTTTCGGGAGGGCAGCAGCAGCGGGTGGCACTTGCTAGAGCACTGGCAGTGGAGCCGCGGATACTGCTCCTTGATGAGCCCTTTTCTGCACTGGACGAGCACCTGAAAAATCACATGATGAAGGAGATGCTGGAGTCACTTAAGTGCTTTGAAGGCACGACCTTATTTGTGACACATAATATGGCGGAAGCATATCGTCTCAGCGATCGCATCGTCGTTGTAAACAACGGAAGCGTTGAGACCCTTGGAACGAAGCAAGAAGTATTCCACAAGCCGGAGTCCCTGCTGACCGCTAAGATTACAGGATGCAAAAATACTGCCGCCGCTATACGAAAGTCCCCGCGTATCGTAGAAATTCCTGCATGGGGCATTGCTGCAGAGACAGAAGGGGAAATCAACAGTGCAAAGGGTGCAGTTGGTATTAGAGAAAACCATATCAGAAGGGCTGCGGAGAAGGACCGGATCAATTGTTATCCGGCTTGGATCAGTGACGAAAATGAAGCGCCCTTCCGAACGACGCTTTACCTGAAAATCGGCGCCCCTCCCTCCCATTCCGGAGACTATCACCTTCAATGGGAGCTGGACAAGGAAGAGCGAGCAACCCTGACCGATCCTTCTTTTCTAATCTGCCTGGATCCGGCGCGTCTGTTCTTTATGAAGGAGGCGTAA
- the modB gene encoding molybdate ABC transporter permease subunit encodes MNFDLSPALISIKISVISTSIIFILGITTAWWMTNYRGRWQGLLDGILTLPLVLPPTVAGFGILLLIGVRGPIGKFLSLFGVNIIFSWYAAVIAATVVAFPLMYQTSRASFEQIDTNILNAARTLGVTEWKVFWKIAVPMAWPGILAGTALSFARSMGEFGATLMVAGSIPGKTLTIPIAIYFATAGGQMQVALVWVLIIFAISLTVMVAMNYWNKRLIKIRQGPGR; translated from the coding sequence ATGAATTTTGATCTTTCACCGGCACTTATTTCGATAAAGATCAGCGTGATTTCAACGAGTATCATCTTTATTCTCGGGATCACTACCGCTTGGTGGATGACAAACTACAGAGGCAGATGGCAGGGCTTGCTTGACGGCATCCTTACGCTGCCTCTTGTTTTACCTCCAACGGTGGCGGGCTTCGGAATTCTGCTGCTGATCGGGGTGCGAGGCCCCATTGGAAAGTTTCTAAGCCTTTTCGGCGTCAATATCATCTTTTCCTGGTATGCGGCTGTGATTGCCGCAACGGTAGTCGCCTTTCCGTTGATGTACCAGACTTCAAGGGCATCCTTCGAGCAGATTGATACCAATATCCTCAACGCTGCAAGGACGCTGGGCGTGACAGAATGGAAGGTCTTTTGGAAGATAGCGGTTCCTATGGCCTGGCCAGGGATTCTTGCAGGTACAGCCCTTTCTTTTGCACGCTCTATGGGGGAATTCGGCGCGACCTTGATGGTGGCGGGAAGCATACCAGGCAAGACGCTCACCATCCCCATTGCCATTTATTTTGCCACTGCCGGGGGCCAGATGCAGGTGGCTCTGGTTTGGGTGCTCATCATCTTTGCTATCTCTCTAACGGTAATGGTCGCTATGAATTACTGGAATAAGCGGCTGATCAAAATCAGGCAGGGTCCGGGAAGGTGA
- the modA gene encoding molybdate ABC transporter substrate-binding protein: protein MEGIMKLFKKALVLSTVAAMIFGLSAITASAETKPTLTIDGTPLTIAADLGAPFIDAANRTQAPIRAVSEGLGAQIAWDQATQTATINGSIKVTVGSSQISTAYGTITMDTTAVNKDGRIYVPIRYVANALGYDIEGKNENGAITANVIKKVDLTISAAASLKEALDEAKALYNAEKPNATLTISYGGSGALQQQIEQGAPVDLFISAAQSNMNALKEKGLLADSTIKNMLQNKLVLIVPADSKANLTSITDVTKADVKKLALGEPTTVPAGKYATQVYTYYNLIDSLKEKIVYAKDVREVLTWVESGNADAGLVYSTDAKVGGDKIKIVATAAEGSHDPIMYPAAVIKASKHAVAAQDFLNFLTTDTAKAIFVKYGFSVM from the coding sequence ATGGAGGGAATTATGAAACTGTTCAAAAAAGCACTGGTGCTGAGCACTGTTGCGGCGATGATCTTCGGACTGTCCGCAATAACAGCTTCGGCAGAGACAAAACCCACACTTACCATTGACGGCACCCCTTTGACCATTGCTGCCGATTTGGGAGCACCGTTCATCGATGCAGCCAATAGAACACAAGCACCCATCAGAGCTGTATCAGAAGGCCTGGGTGCACAGATCGCATGGGATCAGGCAACACAGACCGCGACCATCAACGGAAGCATCAAGGTCACAGTAGGCTCCTCTCAGATCAGCACAGCGTACGGAACGATTACAATGGACACGACTGCGGTGAACAAAGACGGCAGAATCTATGTTCCGATCAGATACGTTGCAAACGCCCTTGGATATGATATCGAAGGAAAGAACGAAAACGGTGCAATCACCGCCAATGTGATTAAAAAAGTGGATCTTACTATATCTGCAGCGGCGAGCTTGAAAGAGGCTCTTGACGAAGCCAAAGCTCTGTACAATGCGGAAAAACCAAATGCTACGCTGACCATCAGCTATGGTGGTTCCGGTGCATTGCAGCAGCAGATTGAACAGGGCGCTCCTGTAGATTTGTTTATTTCAGCAGCTCAGAGCAATATGAATGCATTAAAGGAAAAAGGTCTTCTGGCGGACAGCACCATCAAAAACATGCTGCAGAATAAGCTGGTACTGATCGTTCCTGCTGATTCCAAGGCAAATCTCACCAGCATTACGGACGTAACCAAAGCCGACGTCAAGAAGCTTGCTTTAGGTGAACCAACCACGGTTCCAGCGGGCAAGTATGCGACCCAGGTTTATACATATTACAACCTCATCGACAGCCTGAAGGAAAAGATCGTTTATGCGAAAGACGTCAGAGAAGTACTTACATGGGTTGAAAGCGGCAACGCAGATGCCGGTCTGGTCTATTCCACAGACGCCAAAGTTGGCGGAGATAAGATCAAGATCGTTGCAACAGCAGCAGAAGGCTCCCATGATCCCATCATGTATCCCGCAGCAGTCATCAAAGCATCAAAGCATGCTGTCGCTGCACAGGATTTCCTGAACTTCCTTACAACCGATACCGCGAAGGCCATCTTTGTAAAATACGGGTTCAGTGTAATGTAA
- a CDS encoding ABC transporter ATP-binding protein: protein MSFETYMAWVLTTPLNQIIAQHPVCHDFFQNLRIGELHTELTLEDALSHVDSELFQEFGVEKHDVLREFCEFLTVFGRGAEEGVRVKKVTILGGTDKAGASEVTEWSVSVGEIISVVGPTGSGKSRLLADIECLANEDTPTGRKILIDGRALSDEERFDMEGRLVAQLSQNMNFVMDLTVREFLEMHARSRMSKNMEHTVQRCYEQANELAGEKFGWDVKVTQLSGGQSRALMIADTAYMSASPIVLIDEIENAGIDRRKAIDILARKEKIVLISTHDPLLALRADKRIVIKNGGVSRMIDTSLEEKLCLEEVEKLDGVLYGMRECLRRGGELKRELLVK, encoded by the coding sequence ATGAGTTTTGAAACGTATATGGCCTGGGTCTTGACGACGCCGCTGAATCAAATTATCGCTCAGCATCCTGTTTGCCACGACTTTTTTCAGAATCTCAGAATCGGAGAACTCCATACAGAGCTCACACTGGAGGATGCGCTGTCCCATGTTGACTCTGAACTGTTCCAGGAATTCGGTGTGGAAAAACATGATGTCCTTCGGGAGTTTTGTGAGTTTTTGACAGTCTTCGGTCGGGGGGCAGAGGAAGGTGTCAGAGTCAAGAAAGTCACGATTCTGGGCGGCACCGACAAAGCCGGTGCTTCGGAGGTAACGGAGTGGTCGGTGTCCGTTGGTGAGATCATCAGTGTGGTGGGACCCACCGGTTCGGGGAAGAGCAGATTGCTGGCAGACATCGAGTGTTTGGCAAACGAGGATACTCCCACTGGAAGAAAGATCCTCATTGACGGAAGAGCGCTGTCAGATGAGGAGCGATTTGATATGGAGGGCAGGCTTGTTGCCCAGCTTTCCCAGAATATGAATTTCGTCATGGATCTCACCGTTCGGGAATTTCTAGAGATGCACGCAAGAAGCCGCATGTCGAAAAACATGGAGCATACCGTTCAGCGCTGTTATGAGCAGGCCAACGAGCTGGCAGGGGAAAAATTCGGCTGGGATGTAAAGGTAACCCAGCTCAGCGGCGGACAGTCAAGAGCCCTGATGATCGCAGATACTGCATATATGAGTGCATCGCCTATCGTACTCATTGATGAAATCGAAAACGCTGGAATTGATAGGAGGAAAGCCATAGATATTTTGGCTCGCAAAGAGAAAATTGTTTTGATTTCAACCCATGATCCACTTCTGGCTTTACGGGCAGATAAGAGGATTGTAATCAAAAATGGAGGTGTTAGCCGGATGATTGACACTTCCTTGGAGGAAAAACTTTGCCTGGAAGAGGTGGAAAAACTGGATGGGGTATTATACGGAATGCGGGAGTGCCTCAGACGAGGAGGAGAACTCAAAAGAGAGCTCTTGGTGAAGTAG
- a CDS encoding ABC transporter substrate-binding protein — translation MKLKKFLAVILILALAFSAAACGASERSADETAPDTRIFVDSAGREVELPAEIDAIAPSGPLAQIVLYTACPDKLAGIAVAFSDQAKALIDEKYWGMTQFGQFYGKNASLNMEALIAAAPDVIVDIGEAKDTIAQDMDGLQQQLNMPVVFIEATLDTMDEAYEKIGELIGDTGETDQLAQYCKEVSEKAAKVSASVAEEDRLRVYEALGDAGLNTNARGSFHAEVIETAGGINAADLEVVSSGAGSEVSMEQVIGWNPDVILAESEEVYQMILSDKAWSVLDAVKNGRVYKIPASPYSAMANPPSVNRIFGILWLGDILYPDQYGVDISLEMQEFYKLFYHVDVDGAKAAELLGE, via the coding sequence ATGAAACTGAAGAAATTTTTGGCTGTTATCCTGATTCTTGCTCTGGCATTCTCAGCAGCAGCCTGCGGTGCCTCAGAACGGTCAGCGGATGAAACCGCTCCGGATACGAGAATCTTTGTGGATTCTGCGGGACGAGAGGTTGAGCTCCCAGCGGAAATTGATGCCATTGCTCCCTCCGGTCCATTGGCGCAAATTGTACTTTATACCGCCTGCCCCGACAAGCTGGCAGGTATCGCGGTTGCTTTTTCCGACCAAGCGAAGGCGCTGATTGATGAAAAATATTGGGGAATGACCCAGTTCGGTCAGTTTTATGGCAAGAATGCCAGCCTCAATATGGAGGCGCTAATTGCAGCCGCGCCTGACGTAATCGTAGATATCGGAGAAGCGAAGGATACGATTGCACAGGATATGGACGGGCTTCAGCAGCAGCTCAACATGCCGGTTGTCTTCATAGAAGCGACGCTGGATACCATGGATGAGGCTTATGAAAAGATTGGAGAATTGATTGGTGATACTGGGGAGACGGATCAGCTCGCTCAGTATTGTAAAGAAGTATCTGAGAAGGCGGCCAAAGTCAGCGCCTCAGTGGCGGAAGAAGACAGGCTGCGCGTTTATGAAGCGCTGGGAGACGCGGGGCTGAACACCAACGCCAGAGGGTCTTTTCATGCAGAGGTTATTGAAACCGCAGGAGGCATTAATGCGGCTGATCTGGAAGTGGTATCCAGCGGAGCGGGAAGCGAAGTCTCCATGGAACAGGTCATCGGCTGGAATCCAGATGTGATCCTAGCAGAGTCGGAGGAAGTCTATCAGATGATCCTTAGCGATAAAGCCTGGTCTGTACTGGATGCAGTAAAAAATGGACGGGTATATAAAATTCCTGCCTCTCCCTATAGTGCAATGGCAAACCCTCCTTCTGTCAATCGGATTTTTGGTATCCTCTGGCTGGGAGACATCCTGTATCCGGATCAGTACGGAGTTGATATTTCCTTGGAAATGCAAGAGTTCTACAAGTTGTTCTACCATGTGGATGTTGATGGAGCGAAAGCGGCAGAACTTCTGGGAGAATAA